The stretch of DNA CAATTATCGACCAATCAGGGTACGCTGATTAATGATAATCAAAACTCATTAAAAGCAGGCAACAGAGGCCCTACTTTAATGGAAGATTTTATTTTCAGGGAAAAGATCATGCACTTTGATCATGAACGGATTCCTGAACGAATAGTGCATGCCCGAGGAGCCGGAGCTCATGGGCATTTTGAGCTTTATAAATCCATGAAGCAATATACTAAAGCGGCATTTTTAAATGATACCTCAAAGAAAACTCCGGTGTTTGTTCGTTTCTCCACTGTTGCTGGTTCAAGAGGTTCTACTGACCTGGCCAGGGACGTAAGAGGTTTTGCTGTTAAATTTTACACCGATGAAGGAAATTACGACTTGGTAGGTAATAATATGCCTGTTTTCTTTATACAGGATGCTATTAAGTTTCCGGATTTAATTCATGCCGCCAAAGGTGAACCCGATAATGAAATTCCTCAGGCTGCCACTGCACATGACACTTTTTGGGATTTTATTTCACTGATGCCTGAATCAATGCACATGATCATGTGGGCTATGAGCGACAGGGCTATACCACGAAGCTTTAGCCGTATGGAGGGTTTTGGTGTTCATACCTTTAGATTCATTAATGAGAACAAGGTTTCTACGTTTGTGAAATTTCACTGGAAGCCTTTATTAGGTGTTCACTCGGTGGCATGGGATGAGGCACAAAAAATTTCGGGAAAAGATCCGGATTTTCATCGCAGAGATTTGTGGGAAGCCATCGAAGAAGGGTTGTATCCCGAATGGGAGTTAGGGGTGCAATTAGTACCGGAAGAGAAGGAATTTGATTTCGGTTTCGACCTGTTAGATCCTACTAAAATTATTCCCGAAGAACTTGTGCCTGTTGAAATAATCGGAAAGCTTACGCTAACAAAAAATCCTGAAAATTTCTTTGCAGAAACGGAGCAAGTTGCTTTTCACCCGGGACATTTGGTGCCTGGTATTGATTTTACCAATGATCCTTTGTTGCAGGGACGCTTATTTTCCTATACTGATACCCAGTTGTCGCGTTTAGGCAGTGCAAATTTTCATGAGATTCCGATCAATCGACCCATTGCTCCGATTCACAATAATCAGCGCGACGGACATATGCGTCATATGATCAATTCAGGGAAAACCAGTTATCAACCCAACTCTATCCGTGGTGGTTGCCCATTTCAAACGACTATTCAACAGGGTGGTTTTGCCAGTCATGCTGAACACATA from Solitalea canadensis DSM 3403 encodes:
- a CDS encoding catalase, with protein sequence MQKPSKKTSQSSTDKTKDLIPDTENAEQQQLSTNQGTLINDNQNSLKAGNRGPTLMEDFIFREKIMHFDHERIPERIVHARGAGAHGHFELYKSMKQYTKAAFLNDTSKKTPVFVRFSTVAGSRGSTDLARDVRGFAVKFYTDEGNYDLVGNNMPVFFIQDAIKFPDLIHAAKGEPDNEIPQAATAHDTFWDFISLMPESMHMIMWAMSDRAIPRSFSRMEGFGVHTFRFINENKVSTFVKFHWKPLLGVHSVAWDEAQKISGKDPDFHRRDLWEAIEEGLYPEWELGVQLVPEEKEFDFGFDLLDPTKIIPEELVPVEIIGKLTLTKNPENFFAETEQVAFHPGHLVPGIDFTNDPLLQGRLFSYTDTQLSRLGSANFHEIPINRPIAPIHNNQRDGHMRHMINSGKTSYQPNSIRGGCPFQTTIQQGGFASHAEHIDAPKIRDRSKSFFDHFSQATLFFNSQSQPEKNHIIKALRFELGKVVLKDIQNRMLGLLSLVNSELANGVAEGLGMPVPEKPLYPINESIPADMVVEDYQPISVNSATDKSQALSMEFTIKNTIKGRKIALIAGNGVDGVALNAIKERLSAEKALVKIVSSNLGTINTNENNIIKVDFNFLTTSSVLFDAAFVFDNSNPSFLHQTEVLEFIKEAYTHCKPIAIPFGLIDRPELTNIKVFAEEDMGVILIKDGDTNGVADSFIEAVANHRFWERETF